From Abyssibius alkaniclasticus:
GCTGCGCATCGGCTATTTCAGCCTGCCCGTCGTGGGGCTGACGGCCCTGTTCACCGGTGCCGCACTCGCCTTGCAGATTTATGCAGGCGGCGGGCGGTTGAATGCCGAAAGCGTGGTGCCGAGCATTGTCGCCATCGGCATGGTGCGCGAGCTTGGCCCCGTTCTGGGCGGGCTGATGGTGGCGGGCCGCGTGGCCGCCGCGATTGCCGCAGAAATGGGCACGATGCGCGTGACCGAGCAGATTGACGCGCTGACAACCCTGTCCGCCGACCCGATGAAATACCTTGTCACCCCGCGCCTGCTGGCAGCCACGCTGGTCATGCCGGTGCTGGTGCTGATCGGCGATATCATCGGCATTCTGGGGGGGTTTCTGGTGGCGGTGTATCGGCTGGGCTTCAACCCCGGCGCCTATGTGACCAATACGATTGATTTTCTGGAAGTGGGCGATGTCACTTCGGGGCTGATCAAGGCGGCGGTGTTCGGCTTTATCGTGGCACTGATGGGCTGCTATCATGGCTATAATTCCGGGCGCGGCGCGCTGGGGGTTGGGCAGGCCACAACCAACGCGGTTGTCTCCGCCTCTATCCTGATTCTGGCCAGCAACTATTTGCTGACCGAACTTCTGTTTCCGGCATGAGCGCGATGATCGAAATCAGGGATGTGGCCAAACGCTTCGGCCCGAAGGTCGTGCTGGATGGCATTACGCTTGATATTGCCAAGGGCGAAAGCCTTGTGGTGATTGGCGGCTCGGGCACCGGCAAATCGGTGCTGCTCAAATCCATTCTGGGGCTGATCAAGCCGGAGCGCGGCAGCATTTCGGTGGCAGGGCGCAAGGTGAAGGGCCATGATGCGCTGATCATGGACAAGATCGGGATGCTCTTTCAGGGCGGTGCGCTGTTTGACAGCCTGCCGGTCTGGCAGAACGTGGCCTTCCGGCTGTTGCAGGGCAAACGCCGGATGCCGCGCGAGGCGGCGCGCGCATTGGCGGTGGAAAAACTCGCCCGCGTGGGGCTGGGGGGCGACGTGGCCAACCTGTTCCCCGCCGAGCTTTCGGGCGGGATGCAAAAGCGCGTGGGGCTGGCCCGCGCCATTGCGGCCACCCCAGAGATCATGTTCTTTGACGAGCCGACAACCGGGCTCGACCCGATCATGTCGGGGGTGATCAACACGCTGATCCGCGAAATCGTGGTCGAGCTTGGGGTGACGGCGGTGACCATTACGCATGATATGTCCTCGGTGCGCGCCATTGCCGATACGGTGGCGATGATCCACGGTGGCAAGCTGCGCT
This genomic window contains:
- a CDS encoding MlaE family ABC transporter permease; translated protein: MQAITLFHGFLASIGRSVLALFASIGHLVIFAGQALAALPRPPFYMREFGQQLLRIGYFSLPVVGLTALFTGAALALQIYAGGGRLNAESVVPSIVAIGMVRELGPVLGGLMVAGRVAAAIAAEMGTMRVTEQIDALTTLSADPMKYLVTPRLLAATLVMPVLVLIGDIIGILGGFLVAVYRLGFNPGAYVTNTIDFLEVGDVTSGLIKAAVFGFIVALMGCYHGYNSGRGALGVGQATTNAVVSASILILASNYLLTELLFPA
- a CDS encoding ABC transporter ATP-binding protein codes for the protein MIEIRDVAKRFGPKVVLDGITLDIAKGESLVVIGGSGTGKSVLLKSILGLIKPERGSISVAGRKVKGHDALIMDKIGMLFQGGALFDSLPVWQNVAFRLLQGKRRMPREAARALAVEKLARVGLGGDVANLFPAELSGGMQKRVGLARAIAATPEIMFFDEPTTGLDPIMSGVINTLIREIVVELGVTAVTITHDMSSVRAIADTVAMIHGGKLRWHGKVADIDASGDEYLDQFIHGRATGPIESVR